The following coding sequences are from one Desulfosporosinus orientis DSM 765 window:
- a CDS encoding UvrD-helicase domain-containing protein has protein sequence MSKPQWTDEQSAAITLRGELLVAAAAGSGKTAVLVERLIHQITDIHYPVDVDRFLVVTFTKAAANEMRERIGKALDEALFGENDPREIERLLSQRTLLQRASITTLHSFCLDLIRKHFYQLELDPGFRVADQAEADLLRQDVIEELFETNYQKEDQGFMKLVEAFGSDRDDQPLMDYVLSLYTFAYSQSQPSTWLSALKNPYQWESTEAFMQSQWGQAVCQGLLDLASESYHLLQRAEVIAQSPEGPVNYVPTLQDDLNRVGLLCHDLKVGTWPQIDAQFQSAVTFPRLPAIRSKSKQKKGPEQEFGEVDDTLSKKWQEECKRMRDEAKKKLTSLKDAVFAYPLEGQLSAFKEMSSLIQSLSSLVIEFARAYTKAKTARNILDFTDLEHYALKLLEEEGEPSLLAQGLKDYFAEVLVDEYQDINPVQERILYLVSRQEESPNLFMVGDVKQSIYRFRMADPGLFIAKYNDLPHWQPQVSQDLKKMVIDLNRNFRSRLEVIEGVNFIFRQIMTSSAGEIAYDHQAALQYGASFITGESPIPIAEGPIEVHLIDPKSIKSELGSYSDEGHGETVSIIAGEGEAENDSYRQERGSQSDTHGEGTDFEDDLSSEDLDSIRIEARLVSERIQRIIAGEEFQVIDKVTREFRPVRFSDIVILMRSYSSSAPIYVEEFQAAEIPVYAETTSGYFGASEVETMLSLLKVIDNPHLDIPLAAVLRSPFVGLNGRELGKIRMTLPEGDFYEALTLAVWAGFKTDFALEHVDELKQILGLYADSLPQRLERAQELLSDVPMLGEKLRDFWLKLQTWRTRSRRISLADLIWSLYEETGYLAYVGTLPAGVQRQANLRVFYDRAWRFEATRYRGLFRFLRFLDRFQGQGKDMGSARALGENEDVVRLISVHASKGLEFPVVFFVGLGRTFNTQNLRGRMLLHSKLGIGMPIIDIDNKVRYPSLIQYAVKQTLAQEALAEEMRILYVALTRAKERLFLYGSLDKFENTLQKWQRTAEWQEAALPEGLLRNAKCFMDWIGPALVRHPDRLFIQAGFVDSEIIYPLEDEHSRWEILFHRSLTSEKMASDGQSQESIVDQETEDHAQVEHWYSEVARRLNWQYPHLSAVRQAAKTSVSELKRQSIWYVNDEASAVPGLGNPRDLSQRPKFLQATQPLTAAERGTALHTVMQHLSFKELESLWSTLSEKEKMNYINGFLNTLKEREILTLEQKNTIHSEQIVHFLATPLGNRLFRADEILREVPFTLTFPTEDQNKILVQGVIDVVIINTDENRTIKAEILDYKTDSLRKDGEIDPEEILRDRYALQLSLYAHAIERLTKAQVTRCTLYSFTLGREIEISEQRRKDVLRPGFPFFN, from the coding sequence ATGAGTAAACCTCAATGGACTGATGAACAGAGTGCCGCCATTACTTTGCGAGGGGAACTCTTAGTTGCCGCTGCAGCCGGTTCAGGTAAAACAGCGGTCCTGGTAGAGCGCCTGATACATCAAATTACGGATATACATTATCCCGTTGATGTGGATCGCTTCCTTGTTGTTACCTTTACTAAAGCAGCGGCAAATGAAATGCGGGAGAGAATCGGCAAAGCCTTGGATGAGGCATTGTTTGGGGAAAACGACCCTCGAGAAATCGAAAGGCTGCTCAGTCAGCGTACTCTTTTGCAGAGAGCAAGTATTACTACATTGCACTCCTTTTGTTTGGATTTGATACGCAAACATTTTTACCAACTTGAACTTGACCCGGGGTTTCGGGTTGCCGATCAAGCTGAGGCGGATCTTTTACGGCAGGATGTGATTGAAGAACTCTTTGAGACTAATTATCAAAAAGAAGACCAGGGTTTTATGAAACTGGTGGAAGCCTTTGGCAGTGATCGCGATGATCAGCCGCTGATGGACTATGTTTTAAGTCTGTATACCTTCGCTTATAGTCAATCTCAGCCAAGCACATGGTTAAGTGCTCTAAAAAACCCTTACCAGTGGGAAAGTACTGAAGCCTTTATGCAAAGCCAATGGGGTCAAGCAGTTTGTCAAGGGCTGCTGGACTTGGCCAGTGAAAGTTATCATTTGCTGCAGAGGGCGGAGGTGATAGCGCAATCCCCGGAAGGACCTGTTAATTATGTGCCTACGCTGCAGGATGACCTCAATCGAGTTGGCTTGCTCTGCCATGACTTAAAAGTAGGGACGTGGCCACAGATTGACGCTCAATTTCAATCCGCCGTAACCTTTCCTAGATTGCCGGCTATTCGCTCGAAATCCAAACAAAAGAAGGGTCCTGAGCAAGAGTTTGGCGAAGTTGATGACACTTTGAGCAAAAAATGGCAAGAGGAATGTAAACGGATGAGGGATGAAGCTAAAAAGAAGCTGACTTCTTTAAAAGATGCTGTTTTTGCTTACCCCTTGGAGGGCCAGTTGTCCGCTTTCAAAGAAATGAGTTCTCTGATCCAGTCACTTAGCAGTTTAGTCATTGAGTTTGCCCGTGCTTATACAAAGGCTAAAACTGCACGCAATATTTTAGATTTTACAGACCTTGAACATTATGCGCTAAAATTATTGGAAGAAGAAGGCGAACCTTCTCTGCTGGCTCAAGGTTTGAAAGACTATTTTGCGGAAGTGCTAGTGGACGAATATCAAGATATTAATCCTGTTCAGGAACGTATCTTATATCTCGTATCCAGACAGGAAGAATCCCCTAACCTTTTCATGGTCGGAGATGTTAAGCAAAGCATCTATCGCTTTCGTATGGCGGATCCAGGCTTGTTTATTGCCAAGTATAATGATTTGCCCCATTGGCAGCCACAGGTTTCTCAAGATCTTAAGAAGATGGTCATTGATTTAAATCGAAATTTTCGAAGCCGGCTTGAAGTGATTGAAGGAGTTAATTTTATCTTTCGGCAGATCATGACCTCAAGTGCCGGAGAAATTGCCTATGATCATCAAGCAGCCTTGCAATACGGAGCATCCTTTATCACCGGAGAAAGCCCCATTCCTATCGCTGAAGGTCCCATTGAAGTACATCTTATTGATCCTAAAAGTATAAAAAGCGAGTTAGGCTCATATTCTGATGAAGGACACGGAGAAACTGTGAGTATAATTGCTGGCGAAGGTGAAGCAGAAAATGACAGTTACCGTCAAGAAAGGGGGAGTCAATCTGACACTCATGGAGAGGGTACAGATTTTGAAGATGATCTATCCTCAGAAGATCTTGATAGTATAAGAATTGAAGCACGCCTGGTCAGCGAACGAATACAACGCATCATTGCTGGAGAAGAATTTCAGGTTATTGACAAAGTCACGCGAGAATTTCGTCCGGTGCGATTCTCGGATATTGTCATCTTGATGCGTTCATACTCTTCAAGCGCACCTATTTATGTAGAGGAATTTCAAGCTGCAGAAATTCCGGTGTATGCCGAAACAACCAGTGGTTATTTTGGGGCTAGTGAAGTAGAGACTATGTTGTCCTTGCTCAAAGTCATTGATAATCCTCACTTGGATATTCCCTTGGCAGCTGTTCTTCGCTCACCTTTTGTGGGTTTAAACGGACGTGAGTTAGGGAAAATCCGTATGACTCTCCCGGAAGGAGACTTCTATGAAGCATTAACCTTGGCAGTATGGGCAGGATTTAAGACTGATTTTGCTTTAGAGCATGTTGATGAATTAAAGCAAATTCTGGGGCTCTATGCGGACTCTTTACCTCAGAGACTTGAAAGAGCTCAGGAATTATTATCGGATGTTCCCATGTTAGGGGAAAAACTAAGGGATTTTTGGCTTAAGCTTCAAACCTGGCGAACTCGGTCACGACGAATATCTCTGGCAGATTTGATCTGGTCATTATATGAAGAGACCGGGTATTTAGCCTATGTAGGTACCTTACCAGCTGGGGTTCAACGTCAGGCCAATCTGCGTGTCTTCTATGATCGTGCCTGGCGCTTTGAAGCCACACGGTACCGTGGGTTATTTAGATTTTTGCGCTTTTTAGACCGCTTCCAAGGACAAGGAAAAGATATGGGAAGCGCACGAGCCCTTGGAGAAAATGAAGACGTTGTAAGATTGATTTCTGTTCATGCCAGCAAAGGACTGGAGTTTCCGGTTGTGTTTTTTGTCGGTCTGGGGAGAACCTTTAATACCCAAAACCTTAGAGGAAGGATGCTCTTACATTCGAAGTTAGGTATAGGAATGCCGATCATCGACATTGACAATAAGGTTCGATACCCTTCATTGATTCAATATGCCGTCAAACAGACCTTAGCTCAAGAGGCTTTGGCAGAAGAAATGCGAATTCTTTATGTTGCTCTGACAAGGGCTAAAGAGCGTCTGTTTTTATATGGATCTTTGGATAAATTTGAAAACACTCTGCAGAAATGGCAGCGTACGGCAGAGTGGCAGGAGGCTGCCTTGCCCGAAGGGTTGCTTAGGAATGCAAAGTGTTTCATGGACTGGATTGGACCGGCACTGGTACGTCATCCGGACCGGCTATTTATACAGGCCGGTTTTGTGGATTCCGAGATAATTTATCCATTAGAGGACGAACATTCACGTTGGGAGATACTATTCCATCGCAGCTTAACCTCCGAAAAAATGGCAAGTGACGGGCAAAGTCAAGAAAGTATTGTCGATCAAGAAACTGAAGACCATGCTCAAGTTGAACATTGGTATTCTGAGGTTGCCCGAAGGTTAAACTGGCAGTACCCGCATCTCTCGGCAGTTCGTCAGGCAGCAAAAACCAGTGTAAGTGAACTTAAACGTCAAAGTATCTGGTATGTCAACGATGAGGCGTCTGCCGTTCCGGGTTTAGGGAATCCTAGGGACCTTTCGCAACGGCCGAAATTTCTTCAAGCCACTCAGCCACTGACAGCAGCAGAACGAGGAACAGCTTTGCACACGGTTATGCAGCATCTTTCCTTTAAAGAATTGGAGTCTCTCTGGTCAACCTTATCTGAGAAAGAGAAAATGAATTACATCAACGGCTTTTTGAACACACTTAAAGAGCGTGAAATTCTTACACTTGAGCAAAAGAACACTATTCATTCGGAACAGATTGTTCACTTTTTAGCGACGCCATTGGGTAACAGGCTTTTTAGAGCCGATGAAATTCTGAGGGAAGTACCCTTCACATTAACTTTTCCAACAGAGGATCAAAACAAGATCTTAGTGCAAGGCGTTATTGATGTGGTGATTATAAACACTGATGAAAATCGTACTATTAAGGCAGAAATCCTGGACTACAAAACTGATTCATTGAGAAAGGACGGCGAGATAGATCCTGAGGAAATTTTAAGGGATCGGTATGCTCTTCAGTTATCTCTTTACGCTCATGCCATAGAACGCTTAACCAAAGCCCAGGTCACCCGCTGTACCCTTTATTCCTTTACCCTTGGGCGGGAAATAGAGATCTCTGAGCAGCGACGGAAAGATGTCCTGAGACCCGGTTTCCCTTTCTTTAACTAG
- a CDS encoding hydrogenase iron-sulfur subunit encodes MGEIQVETENKQYQPKIAAFLCNWCSYAGADLAGVGRVQYPATIRTIRVPCSGRINPLYVLKAMANGADGVLVSGCHPGDCHYISGNYVARRKFALIKSLLTHVGLEEDRVNFSWVSAAEGIRFAEVVKGVTERVSALGPNNGIFKVDDGGAADE; translated from the coding sequence ATGGGAGAAATTCAGGTAGAAACTGAAAATAAACAGTACCAACCTAAAATTGCTGCTTTCTTGTGTAACTGGTGCAGCTATGCTGGGGCGGATTTAGCCGGTGTCGGCAGAGTTCAATATCCGGCAACAATTAGAACCATCAGAGTCCCATGCTCAGGCAGAATTAATCCCCTTTATGTTTTAAAAGCAATGGCTAACGGAGCGGACGGAGTCTTAGTTTCCGGATGCCATCCTGGAGACTGCCATTATATCAGTGGAAACTATGTTGCCCGTCGTAAATTTGCCCTCATTAAATCCTTGCTTACCCATGTTGGACTGGAAGAGGATCGAGTCAACTTTTCCTGGGTATCAGCGGCAGAAGGCATTCGCTTTGCTGAAGTCGTAAAAGGAGTAACTGAACGGGTCAGTGCACTTGGCCCTAATAACGGTATTTTTAAAGTTGATGACGGGGGTGCGGCGGATGAATAA
- a CDS encoding FAD-dependent oxidoreductase yields the protein MSQNKIGSVLIVGAGIAGIQAALDLAESGYLVHLVEESSAIGGTMPMLDKTFPTNDCSMCILSPKLVECGRHLNVRTYTNSQVVKTEGEAGNFKVTIKQKARYIDLDKCTGCGACAEACPVKIDDEFNQGLGKRKAAFKQYSQAFPNAYGIDEKNCLYQTRGKAKGKDICLKCVKACQAGAIDHHMEDKEFEVEVGSMILNPGFKIFDASSLDYYGYGKIKSVVTSLEFERLLSASGPFDGHLVRPFDKKEPQKIAWIQCVGSRNAKINNNYCSGVCCMYAIKEAVIAKEHSHIPVDTTIFYMDMRTPGKDFEKYYNNAKNQQGVNFIRSRVYEVTEATDDSGDAVIRYSTEDGQIVTDQFDLVVLSVGLEPGDSSKELASLLDLKVNKFGFAELEPLTGVNTSKAGVFAAGAFSGPRDIPETVMQASAAAGAASALLAEERGTLVSEKEYPPEMDVAGDVIRTGVFICHCGVNIGSVVDVPSVVEYAKTLPTVAYATDKIYACSQDAQASIKALISEHKLNRVVVSSCSPRTHEPLFQETLKEAGLNAHLFDMANIRDQCSWVHMSEPEKATEKAKDLTKLAIVRASMQQQVQPIFMDMNHAALVIGGGVAGMTSALSLADQGYEVHLVEKDSTLGGVARRFSTGFRGEDMKAFLADLIEKVSSHANIKLHVGVGIKDVGGFLGNFTTTLENGEQIAHGVAILAIGGQEYKPKEYLYGEDARVMTQIEMDEALFNHDSKVENAKNFVFIQCVGSRCDENPYCSRTCCTKSVKLALKVKKKNPSANVFVLYRDMRTYGYFEEEYEEARRIGILFVRYSENAKPVVNKEGDTLVVTVNDHVLDRPIKIEADVICLAAAIKAPEDGKQLSKWFKIPLNAEGFFLEAHMKLRPVDFSTDGVFMAGIAHSPKNMEEVIAQAKAAAGRAGVALAKDKVESAGLNAFVNSRKCTACGTCEAVCSAKAIAVDKEKRVAVVNDALCKGCGACASSCRCGALSLRGCTNEQIVEMLNAL from the coding sequence ATGAGTCAAAATAAAATCGGTTCTGTTTTGATTGTTGGCGCAGGGATTGCTGGGATTCAAGCTGCACTGGATTTGGCAGAGTCGGGATACTTAGTTCATCTGGTAGAAGAATCGTCAGCTATTGGCGGTACTATGCCGATGTTGGATAAGACCTTCCCAACCAATGATTGCTCAATGTGTATTCTATCCCCTAAACTAGTTGAATGCGGGCGCCATCTGAATGTCAGAACCTACACCAATTCACAAGTCGTTAAAACTGAAGGAGAAGCCGGAAATTTCAAAGTTACCATTAAGCAAAAAGCCCGTTATATTGATCTGGATAAATGTACGGGCTGCGGCGCTTGTGCAGAAGCTTGTCCTGTAAAAATTGATGATGAGTTCAATCAGGGCTTAGGAAAGCGTAAAGCTGCTTTCAAGCAGTATTCACAAGCTTTCCCTAATGCTTATGGCATTGACGAAAAGAACTGCTTGTATCAAACTCGCGGTAAAGCTAAAGGCAAAGACATCTGTCTGAAATGCGTAAAAGCATGTCAAGCAGGTGCTATTGATCATCACATGGAAGACAAGGAATTCGAAGTTGAAGTCGGTTCTATGATTCTTAATCCCGGCTTTAAAATATTTGATGCTTCCTCCCTTGATTATTATGGTTACGGCAAAATAAAGAGCGTTGTCACAAGTCTGGAGTTTGAGCGCCTTCTCAGCGCCTCGGGACCCTTTGATGGACATTTAGTCAGACCCTTTGACAAGAAGGAACCTCAAAAAATCGCCTGGATTCAGTGCGTCGGTTCCAGAAATGCCAAGATTAATAACAATTACTGTTCCGGCGTATGTTGTATGTATGCCATCAAAGAAGCTGTCATTGCCAAAGAGCACAGTCATATCCCCGTTGATACCACTATTTTCTACATGGATATGAGAACTCCCGGCAAAGACTTTGAAAAATACTATAACAATGCCAAGAACCAACAAGGTGTTAACTTTATTCGTTCCCGTGTCTATGAAGTCACTGAAGCAACAGACGATTCGGGAGATGCAGTCATTCGTTATTCCACGGAAGATGGTCAAATTGTCACGGATCAATTTGATTTAGTTGTCTTATCCGTTGGTCTGGAACCTGGTGACAGTTCTAAAGAATTAGCCAGTCTCTTAGATCTGAAGGTCAATAAATTCGGTTTCGCGGAACTTGAACCCCTGACCGGTGTTAATACCTCAAAAGCAGGGGTATTTGCAGCAGGTGCCTTCAGTGGTCCAAGAGATATTCCGGAAACAGTTATGCAGGCCAGCGCTGCCGCAGGAGCTGCTTCTGCCTTATTAGCAGAAGAGCGTGGAACCTTAGTCAGCGAAAAAGAGTATCCGCCGGAGATGGATGTAGCCGGGGATGTTATCCGTACCGGGGTCTTTATTTGCCACTGTGGTGTTAACATCGGCAGTGTTGTTGATGTACCCAGTGTTGTTGAGTATGCTAAGACTCTTCCCACCGTTGCTTATGCCACGGATAAAATTTATGCTTGTTCTCAAGATGCTCAGGCATCTATTAAGGCTCTGATCAGTGAACACAAATTAAACAGAGTCGTGGTCTCCTCCTGTAGTCCCAGAACTCATGAGCCATTATTCCAAGAAACATTGAAAGAAGCGGGCTTGAATGCACACCTATTTGACATGGCCAACATCCGTGACCAATGTTCTTGGGTTCATATGAGCGAGCCTGAAAAAGCGACGGAGAAAGCGAAAGATCTCACAAAACTCGCTATAGTTCGGGCTTCCATGCAGCAGCAAGTTCAGCCAATCTTTATGGATATGAATCACGCAGCCTTAGTTATCGGCGGTGGCGTAGCCGGTATGACCAGTGCTCTTTCACTGGCTGATCAAGGATATGAAGTTCATCTCGTCGAGAAAGACAGCACTTTGGGCGGAGTGGCCAGACGATTCTCCACAGGTTTCAGAGGAGAAGACATGAAAGCCTTTTTGGCAGACTTGATTGAAAAGGTCAGCAGCCATGCCAATATTAAACTCCATGTGGGGGTTGGTATTAAAGATGTTGGCGGTTTCTTAGGCAATTTTACAACCACTCTGGAAAATGGGGAACAGATTGCTCATGGTGTAGCTATCCTGGCCATCGGAGGTCAAGAATACAAACCTAAAGAGTATCTGTATGGAGAAGACGCTCGTGTCATGACTCAAATTGAAATGGATGAAGCTCTTTTCAATCATGACTCAAAAGTGGAAAATGCCAAGAATTTTGTCTTTATCCAATGCGTTGGTTCACGTTGTGATGAAAATCCTTATTGCAGCCGTACTTGCTGTACAAAATCTGTAAAATTAGCTCTTAAAGTTAAAAAGAAAAATCCGTCGGCCAATGTCTTTGTTCTCTATCGAGACATGAGAACCTATGGTTACTTTGAAGAGGAATATGAAGAAGCCCGACGAATTGGAATTCTCTTTGTTCGTTATAGTGAGAATGCTAAACCGGTTGTCAATAAGGAAGGGGATACCCTTGTTGTAACGGTCAATGATCACGTCTTAGACAGACCCATCAAAATTGAAGCTGATGTGATTTGCTTGGCTGCTGCCATTAAAGCACCTGAAGACGGCAAACAGCTCTCTAAATGGTTCAAAATCCCATTGAATGCCGAAGGCTTCTTCTTAGAAGCACATATGAAATTGCGTCCCGTTGATTTCAGTACCGACGGTGTATTTATGGCTGGTATTGCCCACAGTCCTAAGAACATGGAAGAAGTCATTGCCCAGGCTAAAGCAGCAGCCGGACGTGCCGGTGTGGCCTTAGCTAAAGATAAAGTAGAGTCTGCCGGTCTCAATGCTTTTGTCAACTCACGCAAATGTACCGCGTGTGGTACTTGTGAAGCTGTTTGTTCTGCAAAAGCAATCGCTGTTGATAAGGAAAAACGTGTTGCGGTTGTCAACGATGCCCTCTGTAAAGGCTGCGGAGCCTGTGCGTCCAGCTGCCGCTGCGGAGCGTTAAGTCTCAGAGGATGTACTAACGAGCAAATTGTCGAGATGTTAAACGCCCTATAA
- a CDS encoding 4Fe-4S dicluster domain-containing protein: MKISKEKFGQAFDALASEYQLIAPVSDANGVAFKGVKSFSEVKQDYLNSKLPPKAIFFPQHEKLMSYKKEGKDITVKSELKAENAVLFGIRPCDARGMQLLDMVFKNDQYTDPYYYERREKAVIIGLACSKIAPTCFCSSFGLSPAGSEGSDILLIDLGDSYTVEVITEKGKALAARFEALSELTADEQALVDKIKSAETPSKVDVANTTSKLDKMFDSPFWDTLQEKCIGCNVCSFSCPTCHCFDISEEVRKNEGSRVRTWDACMAPLFTLHGSGHNPRDSKKARWRQRMMHKFNYFVHNNGAMSCVGCGRCIKSCPVNMDIRQVIAGANKAELVVE; the protein is encoded by the coding sequence ATGAAGATAAGTAAAGAAAAATTTGGCCAGGCCTTTGATGCTTTAGCCAGTGAGTACCAACTAATTGCTCCAGTTAGTGATGCAAACGGAGTTGCTTTCAAAGGAGTCAAAAGCTTCTCAGAAGTCAAACAAGATTATCTGAATTCTAAACTTCCTCCCAAAGCCATCTTCTTTCCTCAACACGAGAAACTCATGTCCTATAAAAAAGAGGGTAAGGACATCACCGTTAAGAGCGAACTTAAGGCTGAAAACGCAGTTCTTTTTGGAATCAGACCTTGTGATGCACGGGGAATGCAGCTCTTAGATATGGTTTTCAAGAATGACCAGTATACCGACCCATATTATTATGAACGACGTGAAAAAGCGGTGATTATCGGGCTGGCATGTTCAAAAATTGCCCCTACTTGTTTCTGTTCCTCTTTTGGGCTGTCTCCGGCCGGCAGTGAGGGCTCGGATATTCTCCTCATTGATCTCGGAGATTCCTATACTGTCGAAGTGATCACTGAAAAAGGTAAAGCCTTAGCTGCCCGTTTTGAAGCTCTCTCTGAATTGACTGCTGATGAGCAAGCGCTGGTTGACAAAATTAAGAGTGCAGAAACTCCAAGTAAAGTTGATGTTGCTAATACCACCAGTAAGCTCGACAAAATGTTTGACAGTCCTTTTTGGGATACTCTTCAAGAGAAGTGCATTGGCTGTAATGTCTGTTCCTTCTCCTGTCCCACTTGCCATTGCTTCGATATTTCTGAGGAAGTGCGCAAAAATGAAGGTTCCAGAGTACGGACCTGGGACGCCTGTATGGCCCCACTCTTTACCCTTCACGGTTCCGGTCATAACCCGCGTGATTCTAAAAAAGCACGTTGGCGTCAACGGATGATGCACAAGTTTAATTATTTTGTCCATAACAATGGTGCTATGTCCTGTGTAGGCTGTGGACGCTGCATAAAAAGCTGCCCGGTTAATATGGATATTCGTCAAGTCATTGCTGGGGCAAACAAAGCAGAATTGGTGGTGGAATGA
- a CDS encoding FAD/NAD(P)-binding protein, protein MQQNPYIPITMKLVKNLVETEDRLINTFTLEFMNKQDEENFKYMPGQFAELSAYGHGEAPFGIATSPTEPGILKFSVAKVGCVSNALHLMEEGTMVGVRGPMGNYYPIEKFKGKNVVIIGGGFAFTTLRSLAKYMLDDKHRGDYGDITVIYGARNPGLLLYKEELAEWENNPNINLVTTIDRPAEGWTKHVGFIPTVTEQIAPSSVDTYAVVCGPPAMIKFTLPVLEKLKFTPETIYTSLEMRMKCGLGICGRCNIGTEYVCKDGPVFSMAQLKELPSEY, encoded by the coding sequence ATGCAACAGAATCCATATATCCCAATAACAATGAAGCTCGTGAAAAATTTAGTGGAAACCGAAGATCGTTTGATCAATACTTTTACCTTAGAGTTTATGAACAAACAAGATGAAGAAAACTTCAAATATATGCCGGGTCAGTTTGCTGAACTGAGCGCTTATGGTCATGGAGAAGCTCCTTTCGGAATTGCTACTTCTCCCACGGAACCCGGAATCTTAAAGTTTTCCGTTGCTAAAGTAGGATGTGTCTCTAATGCCCTCCACCTCATGGAAGAAGGCACGATGGTCGGGGTTCGCGGGCCGATGGGAAACTATTATCCTATTGAAAAGTTTAAAGGCAAAAACGTTGTAATCATCGGCGGAGGTTTTGCTTTCACAACCCTGCGTTCATTAGCAAAATATATGCTTGATGATAAACATCGCGGCGATTATGGCGACATCACCGTTATTTACGGAGCAAGAAACCCAGGCTTACTGCTCTATAAAGAAGAGTTGGCTGAATGGGAAAACAATCCCAATATTAATTTGGTGACCACCATTGACAGACCCGCCGAAGGATGGACTAAACATGTAGGCTTTATTCCGACTGTGACAGAGCAAATTGCTCCTTCCTCAGTTGATACCTATGCTGTCGTCTGTGGTCCTCCGGCGATGATTAAGTTTACCTTACCGGTCTTAGAAAAATTAAAGTTTACTCCTGAGACTATTTACACTTCCTTGGAGATGCGCATGAAGTGTGGACTGGGTATTTGCGGCCGCTGTAATATTGGCACCGAATATGTGTGCAAAGACGGCCCGGTCTTCTCCATGGCTCAATTAAAAGAATTACCGAGTGAATATTAA
- a CDS encoding 4Fe-4S dicluster domain-containing protein codes for MNNLVNDIRETARQLLAEGKVDVVIGYEKGSLPLKATPCFVHSAEDVDALIWDETCENNLANYAAKTPGKKAIVVKGCDSRALAVLMQENQLVRDDLYLIGVTCHGVINQRKINEEVGEILEASVSDGKISVKGMEGDKEYLFAEVKDPTCQNCRYPNPVVEDVHLGDKIEAPQAAADFADVTAMEEKSLSERQDYFKEQMSKCIRCYACRNACPLCYCQECFVDCNSPRWLTGGVNRSENLFFQAGRVLHLAGRCVDCGACTRACPQGVDIRALNRKMTKDVYVMYNHEAGISEDGKPALNEYTTNDPEQFLVKE; via the coding sequence ATGAATAATCTCGTAAACGATATCCGAGAAACGGCCCGTCAATTGCTGGCTGAAGGAAAAGTGGATGTTGTTATCGGCTATGAAAAAGGTTCTTTGCCCTTAAAGGCAACTCCCTGTTTTGTGCATTCTGCAGAAGATGTTGACGCGTTAATTTGGGATGAAACCTGTGAAAATAACCTGGCAAATTATGCAGCTAAAACTCCGGGCAAAAAGGCTATTGTTGTTAAAGGCTGCGACAGCCGGGCTTTAGCGGTTTTAATGCAAGAAAACCAACTGGTCAGAGATGACTTGTATCTCATCGGGGTAACTTGCCATGGAGTCATTAATCAACGTAAAATTAATGAAGAAGTAGGAGAAATTCTCGAAGCCAGTGTTAGTGACGGGAAAATTTCCGTAAAAGGAATGGAAGGGGACAAAGAGTATCTTTTTGCTGAGGTAAAAGATCCTACCTGTCAAAACTGCCGATATCCTAACCCTGTAGTAGAGGATGTTCATTTGGGTGACAAAATTGAAGCTCCTCAAGCAGCTGCAGATTTTGCTGATGTTACAGCAATGGAAGAAAAATCATTGAGCGAACGCCAAGATTATTTCAAAGAGCAAATGAGCAAGTGTATTCGCTGTTATGCTTGCCGTAATGCATGTCCTTTGTGCTATTGTCAGGAATGCTTTGTTGACTGCAATTCCCCGAGATGGCTGACCGGCGGGGTTAATCGTTCTGAAAATCTCTTCTTCCAAGCCGGACGTGTCCTGCACTTAGCCGGCCGCTGTGTTGACTGCGGTGCCTGTACTCGTGCATGCCCCCAAGGTGTGGATATACGTGCCTTGAATCGCAAAATGACCAAAGACGTCTATGTTATGTACAATCATGAAGCCGGTATCAGTGAAGACGGCAAACCGGCTCTTAATGAATACACCACTAATGACCCAGAACAGTTCTTGGTAAAGGAGTGA